In the Candidatus Binatia bacterium genome, one interval contains:
- the gltX gene encoding glutamate--tRNA ligase, which produces MSPVRTRFAPSPTGYLHIGGARTALFNYLFARHHGGAFILRIEDTDRERSTKESIQAILDALAWLRLEWDEGPFFQSQRSTVYTAQAERLLSAGKAYRCYCTPEELESRREAAMQAGRKPMYDRTCRERSEPVAGRPAVIRFAAPLDGDTVVPDLVKGHVVFQNQELDDIIIVRSDGTPTYNFCAVVDDAAMAVTHIVRGEDHLTNTPKQIQMYRALGFEVPAFAHIPLILGLDRSRLSKRHGATSVMAYRDMGYLPDALVNYLVRLGWSHGDQELFTRAELIEKFSLDSVGTAAGVYNQEKAEWVNFQYLKALSPEALAEAVKPHVTAKGWTIRGDDAWLARAMVTVQERGKTLVEIVEAATCYFVDELTMDPAAVTKHLKAEVREPLTALRAGLADLGAWSHDPIKGVFETVMAQFGLGLGKLAQPVRVAMTGGAVSPGIFEVLEVLGKDRTMARLDAALARLAAMQGHATG; this is translated from the coding sequence ATGTCGCCCGTCCGCACCCGTTTCGCCCCCAGCCCGACCGGCTACCTGCACATCGGCGGTGCCCGCACGGCGCTGTTCAATTACCTGTTCGCCCGCCATCACGGGGGCGCGTTCATCCTGCGCATCGAGGACACCGACCGCGAGCGCTCGACCAAAGAGTCGATCCAGGCGATTCTCGATGCCCTGGCCTGGCTACGTCTGGAGTGGGACGAGGGGCCGTTCTTCCAGAGTCAGCGCAGTACCGTCTATACCGCCCAGGCCGAGCGCCTGCTGAGCGCGGGCAAAGCGTACCGCTGCTACTGCACGCCCGAAGAGCTGGAATCGCGGCGGGAGGCCGCGATGCAGGCCGGTCGCAAGCCGATGTACGATCGCACGTGCCGGGAACGGTCGGAACCCGTTGCGGGGCGGCCGGCCGTTATTCGTTTTGCGGCCCCGCTCGACGGCGACACCGTCGTGCCCGATCTCGTCAAGGGGCACGTGGTCTTCCAGAACCAGGAACTCGACGACATCATCATCGTGCGCTCCGACGGCACGCCAACGTACAACTTCTGCGCCGTCGTCGACGATGCGGCGATGGCGGTGACGCACATCGTCCGCGGCGAGGATCATCTCACCAACACGCCGAAGCAGATTCAGATGTACCGCGCCCTCGGCTTCGAGGTGCCGGCGTTCGCCCACATTCCGTTGATTCTCGGACTCGACCGGTCGCGGCTGAGCAAGCGGCACGGGGCGACGTCGGTGATGGCGTATCGCGACATGGGCTACCTGCCGGACGCGCTGGTGAACTACCTCGTGCGGCTAGGGTGGTCGCACGGCGATCAGGAGCTGTTCACGCGCGCCGAGCTGATCGAGAAGTTCTCGCTCGACAGCGTCGGCACCGCCGCCGGCGTCTACAACCAGGAGAAGGCCGAGTGGGTCAACTTCCAGTACCTCAAGGCGCTGTCGCCGGAGGCGCTGGCAGAAGCAGTGAAGCCCCACGTGACGGCAAAGGGCTGGACGATTCGCGGCGACGACGCGTGGCTGGCGCGGGCAATGGTCACCGTGCAGGAGCGCGGTAAGACGCTAGTAGAGATCGTCGAGGCGGCGACGTGCTACTTCGTCGACGAACTGACGATGGACCCGGCGGCGGTGACGAAGCACCTGAAGGCCGAGGTTCGCGAGCCGTTGACGGCGTTGCGAGCGGGTCTGGCCGATCTCGGCGCATGGAGCCACGACCCGATCAAAGGCGTCTTCGAAACTGTGATGGCGCAGTTCGGGCTCGGGCTTGGCAAGCTGGCGCAGCCGGTGCGTGTCGCGATGACCGGCGGCGCCGTGAGCCCGGGGATCTTCGAAGTGCTCGAAGTGCTGGGCAAGGACCGCACCATGGCGAGGCTGGACGCGGCACTGGCGCGGCTGGCGGCGATGCAGGGGCACGCAACCGGCTGA
- a CDS encoding S8 family serine peptidase, with product MPIGLIAASRRALAGVALAALVTGVAGAAMPYPPNPQPCGDPNLDRPCFGATDFSRYLFLPATEPPTVPNDFNDDWKFTSGTTGDPTIDANPQELFGVRGASVDRAWQITTGRPDVVIAVLDSGIRWAEPLPDLVNKLYLNRGELPVPEGSDNPVDPHDRNGDGLFTVPDYLAGPRHVADSRVSDLNDNGAVDPEDVILRFSDGADDDHNGYIDDICGWDFYEDDNDPLDEVRYGHGTGQAHDSGGEADNGGELGTCPNCLVLPVRVADSFVTDVNLFAQGVVFAVDSGARVIQEALGTLNQTSFGQRAVDYAYRNGAVVIASAADEASNHHNFPAAYAHTVVVNSVTKFNDLAGVVQTPPSYLYLNGCTNFGGHIALSVPSSSCSSEATGRGAGVAGLVVSAALNAIDQGVLTTYRRDDGSPAPYPLSAEETKQILTATADDIDFDAHPDAEPPLPQNYFTSSPFPGVGQSQRYPSIAGWDQYFGYGRLNAAAAVARVAAGHIPPEASIAAPAWFSTIDPTKTATLPISGRAAANRAASYTYTIEVAPGIQPRETDFTLEVASTARDRALDGTLGTIDLDRLAARMPDGTTGPPIDEAGAPDPDRFTFTVRLRVMDAAGRIGEDRRTFALHHEPDLLPGFPIPLGGDGVSAPLTADLDLDGREEIVLGTSEGAVHAYKADGTEVPGWPVSTDPLELHMDAPAFAGGALATPVPAAVLGGVVAGDLDRDGALEVVATDLVGKLYVWDRHGRRREGFPVKTLPQYSHAWRSERDPSTPEGQVPDRTNRHNRHNRVGRALGGGAVLANLDGSEDGSLEIVAGAFDRHLYAWRHTGEPVPGWPVLLKDPARVAAVDPVTDEVRLADKSDAVIGSKIIAPPSVGDLDGDGDIEVVAVVNEGYREDPNVRFTDLTIGLYRAAGALQSGNTRVYAVHAGGVAHNDPELLRGWNPGAFVSGWPAKTALLTTELLPLVGTGSNGPPALADVDGDGRLEVTTGSAIGPVYVLTADGQSFFGSNRLRFSTLAMDVLGPGSPAADAPTFGSLGSPVFAELDGPGRGFQVVAPTAGLGKLVDNQLAAWQTPSESQLSAWDVTTADGRPTTGSFRPGFPRVVNDLMFFGAASVADITGDGAPEVLAGSGVSDLHAVDGNGRVAPGWPKFTGGWMVASPAVGDLDGDGMLEVVAVIREGQLFAWRTLGDACAPLPWRRFHHDEHGSGNYHTDARPPASLSAADVVRVTQRRWHGIPEVRVELARTPGDDLFCGMPARIAVRFAGAPITSLAEFTAAEAPAVVTAAATAGGPGVLTIADWRFADRTVHLAMMVSDEASNRSAIAQLGPVGFDAPTPTPTPPAATPTPTSTTPAPRDDGGCEMHAASGAAWPLLTAVPLWIWRRRRSAGGGEARSTHDLYRA from the coding sequence ATGCCAATCGGACTGATCGCCGCGTCTCGGCGCGCACTTGCCGGCGTAGCTCTTGCCGCGCTGGTCACCGGCGTTGCGGGTGCGGCAATGCCTTACCCTCCGAATCCGCAACCATGTGGCGATCCGAACCTCGACCGTCCGTGCTTCGGGGCCACCGATTTTTCCCGCTATCTCTTCCTGCCGGCGACCGAACCTCCGACCGTTCCCAACGACTTCAACGACGATTGGAAGTTCACCAGCGGCACCACCGGCGACCCGACCATCGATGCAAACCCGCAGGAACTCTTCGGCGTCCGCGGCGCCAGCGTCGACCGTGCCTGGCAGATCACCACCGGCCGCCCCGACGTCGTCATCGCCGTTCTCGACTCGGGCATTCGCTGGGCCGAACCACTGCCCGACCTCGTTAACAAACTGTACCTGAATCGCGGCGAGCTGCCCGTTCCCGAGGGCAGCGACAACCCCGTCGACCCGCACGATCGCAACGGCGACGGCCTGTTCACGGTGCCCGACTATCTCGCCGGCCCACGGCACGTCGCCGACAGTCGTGTCTCCGACCTCAACGACAACGGTGCAGTCGATCCCGAGGACGTCATCCTCCGCTTCTCCGACGGCGCCGACGACGACCACAACGGCTACATCGACGACATCTGCGGCTGGGACTTCTACGAGGACGATAACGACCCGCTCGACGAAGTGCGTTACGGCCACGGGACCGGGCAAGCGCACGATTCCGGCGGCGAGGCCGATAACGGCGGGGAACTCGGTACCTGCCCGAACTGCCTCGTGCTACCCGTCCGCGTCGCCGATAGCTTCGTTACCGACGTCAATCTGTTTGCGCAGGGCGTCGTCTTCGCCGTCGACAGCGGCGCTCGCGTTATCCAGGAGGCCCTCGGTACACTCAACCAGACCAGCTTCGGACAGCGGGCCGTGGACTACGCTTACCGTAACGGCGCCGTGGTTATCGCCTCGGCGGCCGACGAAGCGTCGAATCACCACAACTTCCCCGCGGCCTACGCGCACACCGTCGTGGTCAATTCGGTGACCAAATTCAACGACCTCGCCGGCGTCGTGCAGACCCCGCCATCGTACCTCTACCTCAATGGCTGCACGAACTTCGGCGGCCACATCGCCCTGTCGGTGCCGTCGTCGTCCTGCTCGTCCGAAGCGACCGGTCGCGGCGCCGGCGTCGCCGGCCTCGTGGTCTCCGCCGCTCTCAACGCCATCGACCAGGGCGTCCTGACAACCTACCGGCGCGACGACGGCTCCCCGGCCCCGTATCCGCTATCGGCGGAGGAGACGAAACAGATCCTCACCGCAACCGCCGACGACATCGACTTCGACGCCCATCCCGATGCCGAACCGCCCCTGCCGCAAAACTACTTTACATCCAGTCCCTTCCCGGGCGTGGGGCAGAGCCAGCGCTATCCGTCGATCGCCGGCTGGGACCAGTACTTCGGGTACGGCCGTCTCAATGCCGCGGCCGCCGTTGCCCGGGTGGCCGCAGGTCACATTCCGCCGGAGGCGTCGATTGCCGCGCCGGCCTGGTTCTCGACCATCGACCCGACCAAGACCGCGACCCTGCCGATCAGCGGACGCGCCGCCGCCAACCGCGCGGCATCGTACACCTACACCATCGAGGTCGCCCCGGGCATTCAGCCCCGCGAAACCGACTTCACGCTCGAAGTCGCATCGACCGCACGCGATCGCGCCCTCGACGGTACTCTGGGCACGATTGACCTCGACCGGCTTGCCGCCCGCATGCCCGACGGCACCACCGGTCCCCCGATCGACGAGGCGGGGGCTCCCGACCCCGACCGTTTCACGTTCACCGTCCGCCTGCGCGTGATGGACGCGGCGGGCCGGATCGGGGAAGACCGCCGCACCTTCGCCCTGCACCACGAGCCGGACCTGCTCCCCGGTTTTCCCATTCCTCTCGGCGGCGACGGGGTGTCTGCACCCCTCACCGCCGACCTCGATCTCGACGGGCGCGAAGAGATCGTCCTCGGCACTTCCGAGGGCGCCGTGCATGCGTACAAAGCCGACGGAACCGAAGTTCCGGGCTGGCCGGTTTCCACCGACCCGCTCGAACTGCACATGGATGCACCGGCGTTTGCCGGCGGCGCTCTCGCCACGCCGGTGCCGGCAGCGGTGCTCGGTGGCGTCGTCGCCGGCGACCTGGATCGCGACGGCGCGCTCGAGGTGGTCGCTACCGATCTGGTCGGTAAGCTCTACGTCTGGGACCGGCACGGCCGGCGGCGCGAGGGTTTTCCCGTCAAGACGCTGCCGCAATACTCGCATGCCTGGCGCTCCGAACGGGATCCGTCGACGCCCGAGGGGCAGGTGCCGGACCGTACGAATCGCCATAACCGCCACAATCGGGTGGGCCGTGCACTGGGCGGAGGCGCGGTGCTCGCCAACCTCGACGGCTCCGAGGACGGTTCGCTGGAAATTGTCGCCGGCGCTTTCGACCGTCATCTGTACGCGTGGCGACACACGGGAGAGCCGGTGCCCGGCTGGCCGGTTTTATTGAAGGATCCCGCCCGGGTAGCCGCGGTCGATCCGGTCACCGACGAGGTGCGGCTCGCGGACAAGAGCGACGCGGTCATCGGGAGCAAGATCATCGCCCCGCCGTCCGTCGGCGACCTCGACGGCGACGGCGACATCGAGGTCGTCGCCGTCGTCAACGAGGGCTATCGCGAGGATCCGAACGTACGCTTCACCGATCTGACGATCGGTTTGTATCGCGCGGCCGGTGCCCTGCAGTCCGGCAACACGCGTGTCTACGCGGTGCACGCCGGTGGAGTCGCCCACAACGACCCGGAACTCCTGCGCGGCTGGAATCCGGGCGCGTTCGTTAGCGGTTGGCCGGCGAAGACGGCGTTGCTCACCACAGAGTTGTTGCCGCTCGTGGGCACCGGCAGCAACGGCCCGCCCGCTCTCGCCGACGTCGACGGCGACGGCCGACTCGAGGTGACGACGGGATCCGCCATCGGCCCGGTGTATGTGCTGACCGCCGACGGGCAATCCTTCTTCGGCAGCAACCGTCTGCGATTCTCCACGCTCGCCATGGACGTGCTCGGGCCGGGCAGCCCGGCGGCGGACGCGCCAACCTTCGGTTCTCTGGGCAGTCCGGTGTTTGCGGAATTGGACGGGCCCGGCCGGGGCTTTCAAGTGGTCGCCCCGACGGCGGGCCTGGGCAAGCTCGTCGACAACCAGCTCGCGGCCTGGCAGACCCCGTCCGAATCGCAACTGAGCGCATGGGACGTGACCACGGCCGACGGGCGGCCGACGACCGGGAGTTTCCGGCCGGGGTTTCCGCGTGTCGTCAACGACCTGATGTTCTTCGGTGCCGCCAGTGTCGCTGACATCACCGGTGACGGCGCGCCGGAAGTCCTGGCGGGCAGTGGAGTCTCCGACCTGCATGCGGTCGACGGTAACGGCCGTGTCGCGCCGGGCTGGCCGAAGTTCACGGGCGGCTGGATGGTCGCCTCGCCCGCGGTCGGCGATCTCGACGGCGACGGTATGTTGGAAGTCGTTGCAGTCATCCGCGAAGGGCAGCTCTTCGCATGGCGTACGCTCGGAGACGCCTGCGCCCCGCTGCCGTGGCGGCGTTTCCACCACGACGAGCATGGCAGCGGCAATTACCACACCGACGCGCGTCCGCCGGCGTCACTGAGCGCGGCGGACGTTGTACGCGTCACCCAACGCCGGTGGCACGGCATACCCGAGGTCCGCGTCGAGTTAGCCCGCACGCCCGGAGATGACCTGTTTTGCGGCATGCCGGCGAGAATTGCGGTGCGGTTCGCCGGCGCGCCAATCACATCGCTCGCAGAGTTCACGGCCGCCGAGGCCCCTGCCGTTGTCACCGCTGCGGCCACCGCCGGCGGACCGGGTGTGCTGACGATCGCCGATTGGCGTTTCGCGGACCGCACCGTCCACCTGGCGATGATGGTATCCGATGAGGCCAGTAACCGATCGGCGATCGCGCAACTCGGCCCGGTCGGTTTCGATGCCCCGACCCCGACGCCCACGCCCCCTGCGGCAACCCCCACGCCGACCTCAACGACCCCGGCACCACGAGACGACGGCGGCTGCGAGATGCACGCCGCTAGCGGTGCCGCCTGGCCGCTCCTCACGGCGGTGCCGCTCTGGATCTGGCGGCGACGACGGTCCGCAGGTGGCGGCGAAGCCCGGAGTACCCATGACCTCTACCGCGCCTGA
- a CDS encoding UvrD-helicase domain-containing protein translates to MQRQAVEHGDGPLLILAGAGSGKTRTLTHRVAHLIGTRNVPPWRILAVTFTNKAAAELRERVLRLLGSSEPPWVSTFHSACVRMLRRDIAALGYTRDFVIYDEQDQERLLRECLRDLEVAEQVLSARSAGSFIDAAKNKGIGPADCTPTDVWQERAARVYVRYQDKLRRNNALDFNDLLLLTVRLFEEHPAVLDRYRQRFLHVLVDEYQDTNQVQYRLTNLLASGYRNLCVVGDEDQSIYRWRGADIKNILDFERDYPDAVAIRLEQNYRSTQTILEAAGAVVAQNRQRKGKRLWTENPRGERIVLAELPDDLEEARYVAGEIARLHRHGMALRDVAVFYRTNAQSRPIEEALVRHRIPYGMVGGVKFFARAEVKDVLAYLRLLLNPADSIAAKRIVNTPARGIGATTVERIATLEEEAGGFLPACGLAVARGVLKTQALDKVRAFVALMDGLRAAVDAVPFPELAARIVADSGYGEMLREDTSDTGKDRVQNLEQLLAGMAEQAAAGKTLQEYLEEVALVTDLDAYDTGADRVTLMTLHAAKGLEFPVVFMTAMEEGLFPHARVADDDIEEERRLCYVGMTRAMQRLHLTHARRRRVFGDAQFNPRSRFVDEIPPNLLHELRAQRTVLTGPSLKPVHAEPEDNDVRVVYDGEDGLRVGARVRHAAFGVGVVRALEGSGESRKATVTFQSVGVKKLLLKFAGLQPA, encoded by the coding sequence ATGCAGCGCCAGGCCGTCGAGCACGGCGACGGGCCATTGCTGATTCTCGCCGGTGCCGGCTCCGGCAAGACCCGAACCCTGACGCACCGCGTGGCGCATCTTATCGGGACGCGCAACGTGCCGCCGTGGCGGATCCTCGCGGTCACATTTACCAACAAGGCCGCCGCCGAACTGCGCGAGCGGGTATTACGCCTGCTCGGTTCGTCGGAACCGCCGTGGGTGTCGACTTTTCATTCGGCGTGCGTGCGCATGCTCCGCCGCGACATCGCGGCGCTTGGCTATACCCGCGACTTCGTCATCTACGACGAGCAGGACCAGGAACGCCTGCTGCGCGAGTGCCTGCGCGACCTGGAAGTGGCGGAACAGGTCCTCAGCGCCCGCAGCGCCGGGTCGTTTATCGACGCGGCGAAGAACAAAGGTATCGGACCGGCGGATTGCACTCCGACCGACGTCTGGCAGGAGCGGGCGGCACGGGTGTATGTGCGCTACCAGGATAAGCTGCGCCGCAACAACGCCCTCGACTTCAACGATTTGTTGCTCCTGACGGTGCGCCTGTTCGAGGAGCACCCGGCCGTGCTCGATCGCTACCGGCAGCGCTTCCTGCACGTCCTCGTCGACGAGTACCAGGACACCAATCAGGTGCAGTACCGGCTCACCAATCTGCTGGCGTCCGGTTATCGCAACCTGTGCGTCGTCGGCGACGAGGACCAGTCGATCTATCGCTGGCGTGGCGCCGACATCAAGAACATCCTCGACTTCGAACGCGACTACCCCGATGCGGTGGCGATCAGGCTGGAACAGAATTACCGCTCCACGCAAACGATTCTGGAAGCCGCCGGCGCCGTGGTGGCGCAGAACCGGCAGCGCAAGGGCAAGCGGTTATGGACGGAGAACCCGCGCGGCGAGCGTATCGTCCTCGCCGAGCTGCCCGACGACCTCGAGGAGGCACGGTACGTGGCCGGGGAGATCGCCCGCCTGCACCGCCACGGCATGGCGTTGCGGGACGTGGCGGTCTTCTACCGCACCAACGCGCAGTCGCGGCCGATCGAAGAGGCGCTCGTCCGCCATCGGATTCCCTATGGCATGGTCGGCGGCGTGAAGTTCTTCGCCCGGGCCGAGGTGAAGGACGTGCTCGCGTACCTGCGGCTGCTGCTCAACCCGGCCGACTCGATCGCGGCGAAGCGCATCGTCAACACGCCGGCGCGCGGCATCGGTGCGACGACCGTGGAACGCATCGCGACACTCGAAGAGGAAGCGGGCGGTTTCCTCCCGGCGTGCGGTCTGGCGGTGGCGCGCGGGGTCCTCAAGACGCAGGCTCTCGACAAGGTGCGCGCCTTCGTGGCGCTGATGGACGGACTGCGCGCGGCGGTCGATGCGGTGCCGTTTCCCGAACTGGCGGCGCGAATCGTGGCCGACAGCGGATACGGGGAAATGCTGCGCGAGGACACCAGCGATACCGGCAAGGACCGCGTGCAGAACCTCGAGCAGTTGCTCGCCGGCATGGCCGAACAGGCGGCGGCGGGCAAAACGTTGCAGGAGTACCTCGAGGAAGTGGCGCTGGTGACCGATCTCGACGCCTACGACACGGGTGCGGACCGGGTGACGTTGATGACCCTGCACGCCGCCAAGGGCCTGGAGTTCCCGGTGGTGTTCATGACCGCGATGGAGGAGGGGTTGTTTCCGCACGCGCGGGTCGCGGACGACGATATCGAGGAGGAACGGCGTCTCTGTTACGTCGGCATGACGCGGGCGATGCAGCGGCTGCACCTGACCCACGCGCGCCGGCGGCGCGTGTTCGGCGACGCGCAGTTCAACCCGCGCAGCCGCTTCGTGGATGAAATTCCGCCGAACCTGCTGCACGAACTGCGGGCGCAGCGGACCGTGTTGACGGGTCCGTCGCTCAAACCGGTACACGCCGAGCCCGAGGACAACGACGTGCGTGTGGTGTACGATGGCGAGGACGGCCTGCGGGTCGGTGCCCGGGTGCGCCACGCGGCGTTCGGCGTCGGTGTGGTGCGCGCACTCGAAGGCAGCGGCGAGAGCCGCAAGGCAACGGTGACGTTCCAGTCCGTGGGCGTAAAGAAACTGTTGCTCAAGTTCGCCGGGCTGCAACCGGCGTAA
- a CDS encoding tetratricopeptide repeat protein yields MTGSRRSGGHPNPVVLAVSGRLFPSLAFALVLAGGPVLAGPPRPPGRRSDSAYAGSAACRPCHGAVYDAWLTSDHRHAMEPATPDTVRGDFGGAVFRGAADVTHFMRAGDTLAVRTAGPGGATQDFPVPYTFGVDPLQQYLLPLAAGRLQALSVAWDTHGKRWFHLYGDEHVDHGDILHWTRPAQNWNDRCAECHVTGLRKGYEAAHDGYATTWIEPNVGCEGCHGPAAEHVRWAEAARSAGPSPVASASKGLVVDFGSDGSQTWIADRSSGTARRSIPRHSRAEIETCAACHSRRTTLTDAYRPGEPFLDSHRPVLLEEGLYFADGQVQDEVYEYGSFLQSRMYGAGVTCADCHDPHSARLRAVGDAVCARCHEPGRFATPAHHHHLPESGGARCVACHMPARTFMTVDERRDHSFRVPRPDLAQQTGGPDTCTDCHRDREPAWAASAIVRWYGEPKRREPHYGQAIQAARRYRADGEAALLDLLGADSSLPAIVRATAVSLLPRYPGPRTAAAIARAAGDPDPLVRLATVDASAMLPAPERLRVLAPLLDDPRRAVRTATAATLAAAPETALPQAHRAARARALDEYRSVLTENADRPDARLNLGLLAADLGKHDAARTEYEAAMRIEPQFVPAYVNLADLWRTLGREAEAEAVLRRGLAQAPDSAELHHALGLTLVRRQQYDEAGVELGRAAELAPNDPIYAYVYGVALNSSGNSTRGIAVLNAAHERFPGDRQLLYALTTIGRDRGDLTAARRYAERLVALRPDDLQARQLLRQVAEPRGTDRSP; encoded by the coding sequence ATGACGGGAAGTCGTCGTTCCGGTGGACATCCGAATCCTGTTGTTCTCGCCGTCTCCGGTCGTCTATTCCCGTCGCTCGCTTTCGCTCTCGTGCTTGCTGGTGGGCCGGTCCTTGCCGGGCCGCCGCGACCTCCCGGTCGTCGCAGCGATTCCGCTTACGCCGGCAGTGCCGCCTGCCGCCCCTGCCACGGCGCGGTCTACGACGCGTGGCTGACCTCGGATCACCGCCATGCGATGGAGCCCGCTACCCCCGACACGGTGCGCGGCGATTTCGGTGGCGCGGTCTTTCGCGGCGCCGCCGACGTCACGCACTTCATGCGTGCCGGAGATACCCTCGCGGTTCGTACCGCCGGGCCCGGCGGCGCAACGCAGGACTTTCCCGTGCCGTACACCTTCGGCGTCGACCCCTTGCAGCAATACCTGCTGCCCCTGGCCGCGGGCCGACTGCAGGCTCTGTCCGTCGCCTGGGACACTCACGGCAAGCGCTGGTTTCATCTCTACGGCGACGAACATGTCGACCATGGCGACATCCTGCACTGGACTCGGCCGGCGCAGAACTGGAACGACCGCTGCGCCGAGTGCCATGTCACCGGGCTGCGCAAGGGTTACGAGGCCGCTCACGACGGTTACGCCACGACCTGGATCGAACCGAATGTCGGCTGCGAAGGGTGTCACGGTCCCGCTGCCGAACACGTGCGCTGGGCCGAAGCTGCCCGAAGTGCGGGCCCTTCGCCGGTCGCGAGCGCCAGTAAGGGCCTCGTCGTCGACTTCGGCAGCGACGGCTCCCAGACGTGGATCGCCGACCGGAGTAGCGGCACGGCACGACGTTCGATACCGCGACACTCCCGGGCCGAGATCGAAACCTGCGCGGCCTGCCATTCCCGTCGCACCACGCTCACGGATGCTTATCGACCGGGCGAGCCGTTTCTCGATAGCCATCGTCCCGTACTCCTCGAGGAGGGTCTGTATTTCGCCGACGGACAGGTGCAGGACGAGGTCTACGAATACGGCTCGTTCCTGCAGAGTCGGATGTACGGCGCCGGTGTCACCTGCGCGGACTGCCACGACCCGCACAGTGCCCGGCTGCGGGCCGTCGGGGACGCGGTTTGTGCACGGTGTCACGAGCCCGGGCGCTTTGCGACGCCGGCGCATCACCACCATCTTCCCGAGTCGGGCGGGGCGCGCTGCGTGGCCTGCCATATGCCGGCTCGCACGTTCATGACGGTCGACGAGCGCCGCGATCACAGCTTTCGCGTTCCGCGCCCCGACCTCGCGCAACAGACCGGCGGCCCGGACACCTGCACCGACTGCCATCGCGACCGCGAGCCGGCGTGGGCGGCGAGCGCGATCGTCAGGTGGTACGGAGAACCGAAGCGGCGCGAACCGCATTACGGGCAGGCGATTCAGGCAGCGCGCCGCTATCGAGCCGATGGCGAGGCGGCGCTTCTCGATCTCCTCGGCGCCGACTCCAGCCTGCCGGCGATAGTGCGCGCCACCGCGGTAAGCCTGCTGCCGCGTTACCCCGGCCCGCGCACCGCCGCCGCGATTGCTCGCGCTGCCGGCGACCCCGATCCACTGGTGCGGTTGGCCACCGTCGACGCATCGGCGATGCTGCCCGCACCCGAGCGTCTCCGCGTCCTCGCGCCCTTGCTCGACGATCCCCGCCGCGCCGTGCGCACCGCAACCGCCGCGACACTCGCCGCCGCGCCCGAGACGGCGCTGCCGCAGGCTCATCGAGCGGCCCGCGCGCGCGCCCTCGATGAGTACCGTTCCGTGCTGACCGAGAACGCCGACCGACCGGACGCACGCCTGAACCTCGGCCTGCTTGCCGCCGACCTCGGGAAACACGACGCCGCTCGCACCGAATACGAAGCTGCGATGCGCATCGAACCCCAGTTCGTCCCTGCGTACGTCAACCTCGCCGACCTCTGGCGCACTCTCGGGCGCGAGGCGGAGGCTGAAGCCGTGCTGCGTCGCGGACTCGCACAGGCGCCCGACTCGGCGGAGTTGCACCATGCCCTCGGTCTGACTCTGGTCCGCCGGCAACAGTACGACGAAGCCGGCGTCGAACTCGGACGTGCCGCGGAGCTGGCTCCGAACGATCCGATCTATGCGTACGTATACGGGGTCGCGCTCAATTCGAGCGGCAACTCGACCCGGGGCATCGCCGTCCTGAACGCCGCTCACGAGCGCTTTCCCGGCGACCGGCAGCTTCTCTACGCGCTAACCACGATCGGCCGCGACCGCGGCGACCTGACGGCCGCCCGCCGCTATGCCGAACGCCTCGTGGCCCTGCGACCTGACGACCTGCAGGCGCGGCAACTGCTGCGCCAGGTCGCCGAGCCCCGGGGCACGGATCGATCCCCGTAG
- a CDS encoding DUF1269 domain-containing protein — MADLVVIGYEDEFKAQEVRLQLLKMQKEYLVDLADAVVATKDKEGKVKLHQVYNLTAAGAATGGFWGTLIGLIFLSPLLGLAVGAASGAVAGALTDVGLDDKFMKGIAENLKAGSSALFVLVRKATPDKVLAELRGTGGKVVQTSLSHEQEEKLQAALNAARTAGT; from the coding sequence ATGGCTGACCTTGTGGTGATTGGCTACGAAGACGAGTTCAAGGCGCAGGAAGTCCGCCTGCAACTGCTGAAGATGCAGAAGGAGTACCTTGTCGATCTCGCCGACGCTGTGGTTGCGACCAAGGACAAAGAAGGCAAGGTGAAGTTGCACCAGGTATACAACCTCACGGCGGCGGGAGCGGCGACCGGCGGCTTCTGGGGCACCCTGATCGGTCTCATCTTCCTCAGTCCGCTTCTCGGCCTCGCGGTCGGCGCAGCGTCGGGTGCGGTGGCCGGGGCACTTACCGATGTGGGCCTCGACGACAAGTTCATGAAGGGAATCGCCGAGAACCTGAAGGCCGGCTCTTCGGCGCTGTTTGTCCTGGTGCGCAAGGCGACTCCGGACAAGGTGCTCGCCGAACTGCGCGGAACGGGGGGCAAGGTCGTGCAGACTTCGCTGAGCCACGAACAAGAGGAAAAGCTGCAAGCGGCGCTCAACGCCGCGAGAACCGCCGGCACCTGA